A DNA window from Solanum lycopersicum chromosome 3, SLM_r2.1 contains the following coding sequences:
- the LOC101254873 gene encoding pentatricopeptide repeat-containing protein At5g66520-like, translating into MKMMELQRLKLKNTLAYLLENCRSMRELKQIHAHITTAPQFFITDRWLLISRIIFFCTVSQSGSLSYADTVFRLVPRKTLFIYNSMIRAYASRIHDPNSSQPLILYKQMLFDGITPDCITFPFVLKHCASRVDGLIGPSVHAHVVKFGFHSDVFVQNSLIALYSQFGSVDNARMVFDEMSNRDVVSWNSIIIGCLRNSELNMALELFRRMKYRNIVTWNSIITGFVQGGRPKEALEFFFEMQVSGDDMVSPDKMTIASVLSACASLGAVDHGRWVHDYLNRSGMECDMVIATALVDMYGKCGSVSKALDVFRSMKNKDVLAWTAMLSAFAINGNGREALELFLDMETAGVRPNAVTFTALLSACAHSGLTDIGRWCFRVMRHAYHIEPQVQHYACMIDILGRAGLFDEAEELIKNMPVEPDVFVWGALLGGCQMHQNFQLGEKVARYLIALEPLNHAFYVNLCDIYAKARRFDHVKEIRALMKEKEIEKTVPGCSAIEVNGVVCEFSVRGSPQVLMTEIKFVLSSLSDEIGRSFSMSTVVE; encoded by the coding sequence ATGAAAATGATGGAGTTGCAACGGctaaagttgaagaacacacTAGCATACCTGCTTGAGAATTGCAGGAGCATGAGAGAGCTCAAACAGATTCATGCCCACATAACTACAGCCCCTCAGTTCTTCATCACTGACCGTTGGCTCTTAATCTCTCGCATTATTTTCTTCTGCACAGTTTCTCAATCAGGGTCTCTCAGCTATGCCGATACCGTATTCAGGCTCGTTCCTCGAAAAACTCTCTTCATTTACAACTCCATGATCAGAGCTTACGCTTCAAGAATCCATGACCCCAATTCATCTCAGCCCTTAATTTTGTACAAACAAATGCTCTTTGATGGTATTACACCGGATTGTATTACTTTTCCTTTCGTGTTAAAGCATTGCGCGAGCAGAGTTGATGGACTCATCGGACCAAGTGTTCATGCCCATGTTGTTAAGTTTGGGTTTCACAGTGATGTTTTTGTGCAGAATTCTTTAATTGCTCTGTATTCACAATTTGGGTCAGTGGATAATGCAAGGATGGTGTTCGATGAAATGTCTAATCGAGATGTTGTTTCGTGGAATTCTATAATAATTGGGTGTTTGAGAAATTCAGAGCTGAATATGGCGTTAGAGTTGTTTAGGAGGATGAAGTATAGGAATATTGTTACTTGGAATTCAATTATCACGGGGTTCGTACAAGGAGGTAGGCCAAAGGAAGCTTTAGAATTCTTCTTTGAAATGCAAGTGTCTGGTGATGATATGGTTAGTCCAGATAAAATGACAATTGCTAGCGTGCTCTCAGCTTGTGCTTCTCTTGGCGCGGTTGATCATGGAAGGTGGGTGCACGATTACTTGAATAGAAGCGGAATGGAGTGTGATATGGTGATTGCAACAGCATTAGTCGATATGTATGGCAAATGTGGGAGTGTTTCTAAAGCCCTTGATGTTTTTAGATCAATGAAAAATAAGGATGTTTTGGCATGGACAGCTATGCTTTCTGCATTTGCAATTAATGGTAATGGCAGAGAAGCTCTCGAGCTTTTCTTGGACATGGAAACGGCTGGAGTGAGACCTAATGCAGTGACTTTCACTGCATTGCTATCAGCTTGTGCTCATTCTGGCCTTACAGACATAGGCCGCTGGTGTTTCCGCGTGATGAGGCATGCTTATCACATAGAACCACAAGTCCAACACTATGCTTGCATGATTGACATTCTTGGTCGAGCTGGTCTCTTTGATGAAGCAGAAGAGCTAATCAAAAATATGCCAGTGGAGCCAGATGTTTTCGTTTGGGGTGCACTACTTGGTGGCTGTCAAATGCACCAGAATTTTCAGTTAGGAGAAAAAGTTGCCAGGTATTTAATTGCATTAGAGCCTCTGAACCATGCCTTTTATGTCAATCTTTGTGATATATATGCCAAAGCTAGAAGATTTGATCATGTGAAGGAAATTAGAGCTCTTATGAAGGAGAAAGAGATTGAGAAGACCGTTCCTGGCTGCAGCGCGATTGAAGTTAATGGAGTTGTTTGCGAATTTTCTGTAAGAGGATCACCTCAAGTTTTGATGACGGAAATAAAGTTTGTTTTATCTAGTTTGAGTGATGAGATAGGAAGGAGTTTTAGTATGAGCACTGTTGTGGAATGA
- the LOC101268739 gene encoding mitochondrial metalloendopeptidase OMA1: protein MGWYRRSKVGVDAFRSFASKFSFSNSIQRTNHGNSLVPNALGKPSPSGSSRILRNSCFQYGIKQNQYSGAFFGGARRYYYVDRHQIQHFRPRGPHRWFQNPRIVLIVVLVGSGLVITVYMGNLETIPYTKRTHFVLLSKDIEKRLGESQFQEMKKSFKGKILPAIHPESVRVRLIATEIIEALQRGLRKEQVWTDLHYASDAVEPHETSGHETLMALSNSNPEANWSKDDEILDDSWVQKSRKKGQEKGSESATGHIEGLQWEVLVVNDPVVNAFCLPGGKIVVFTGLLEHFRTDAEIATIIGHEVGHAVARHAAEGITKNLWFAIIQLVLYQFVIPDVVNTMSALFLRLPFSRRMEMEADYIGLLLMASAGYNPRIAPSVYEKLGKISGESALRDYLSTHPSGKKRAQLLAQAKVMDEALTIYREVQAGKGIEGFL, encoded by the exons ATGGGATGGTACAGAAGATCAAAAGTTGGCGTTGATGCTTTTCGAAGTTTCGCATCAAAGTTTTCATTCAGCAATTCAATTCAACGAACCAACCACGGCAATTCTTTGGTACCAAACGCTTTAGGCAAACCTAGTCCATCTGGGTCCTcaaggattttgagaaattCGTGCTTTCAGTATGGAATCAAGCAAAATCAGTACAGCGGCGCCTTTTTCGGTGGGGCTAGAAGATATTACTACGTTGATCGACACCAAATTCAGCATTTTCGTCCAAGGGGTCCTCATAGATGGTTTCAGAATCCAAGAATTGTTCTTATTGTTGTTTTGGTGGGTTCAGGATTAGTGATAACTgtttatatgggtaatttggagactATACCCTATACTAAAAGAACCCATTTTGTGCTTTTGTCTAAAGATATCGAGAAAAGGCTGGGTGAGTCTCAGTTTCAAGAGATGAAAAAGTCATTCAAAGGGAAAATATTGCCTGCTATACACCCCGAAAGTGTTAGGGTGAGATTGATAGCTACAGAAATAATTGAAGCTTTACAAAGAGGATTGCGAAAAGAGCAGGTATGGACTGATCTTCACTACGCATCCGATGCCGTGGAACCTCATGAGACTAGTGGGCATGAGACTTTGATGGCATTAAGTAATAGTAACCCCGAGGCGAATTGGAGTAAAGACGATGAGATTCTAGATGACAGTTGGGTTCAGAAAAGTAGAAAGAAGGGACAGGAGAAGGGGTCAGAGTCTGCTACCGGGCATATCGAGGGATTGCAGTGGGAGGTTTTGGTTGTAAATGATCCTGTTGTAAATGCCTTCTGTTTGCCTGGTGGGAAGATTGTAGTTTTCACAGGGTTGCTTGAACATTTTAGGACAGATGCTGAAATTGCAACCATCATTGGGCATGAG GTTGGGCATGCTGTGGCTCGCCATGCTGCTGAGGGAATCACAAAAAACTTGTGGTTTGCTATCATTCAATTGGTTCTTTACCAATTTGTGATACCTGATGTTGTTAACACGATGTCAGCCCTGTTCCTAAGGCTTCCATTCTCACGCAG GATGGAGATGGAAGCAGATTACATAGGGCTGCTGCTGATGGCTTCTGCTGGATATAACCCTCGTATAGCTCCCTCAGTCTATGAGAAGCTGGGCAAAATTTCCGGGGAATCAGCCTTGAGAGATTATCTGTCTACTCATCCTTCTGGGAAGAAGAGAGCGCAGTTGTTGGCTCAGGCTAAAGTAATGGATGAAGCCCTTACAATATATAGGGAAGTGCAGGCAGGAAAAGGGATTGAGGGTTTCCTATAG